In Spodoptera frugiperda isolate SF20-4 chromosome 31, AGI-APGP_CSIRO_Sfru_2.0, whole genome shotgun sequence, the genomic window TTCAAAATTATCAGTACCTTAATGTCACAGTTTTTGATGTCGTGTCCAATATATGGTAAGAGATGCAATATCTGTAACATATCTATGTGTAATTATCACGACCACattttcactacatagtataaaacaaaatcgctttctcTTTACCTATGTCCCTTtctatgcttaaatctttaacaCTTTaacggtgaccgacgttagcgtaggatttgctttcaaaagttttctataggcagtcaaagacttaaaactacacaacggattataatgagtttttttaatacagatagattgattcaagaggaaggtttatacgTAGTACTTGCTTGTAAAGAACAGAAAAACATGACACATTTAAAGTCAATATAACACTACAATATTCCCAGTAAACAATACTATCTCGTAACTTTATGCATTTAATAGGCTATAGAATGATCTCGTTTAAGCTTGCTCGGTTTGAATACATCCTGTATGTGGTTGTATTTTGGCTGGGTGAGCGCCAAATTGGGATTTTTGCTGGCTAGACTACCAGACAGTTTACATGGGACTACTGATAAATATTACTTTCTgtattgttgtgtttttttttctttcagtaTTCGTTTGTACTTGTAGGTGTGcgattttgtatttgaaattattttatcatccaTAATGTAAAGTTTAGTTGTTGAAATGTATGTAAGCTCGTTACTCCCGAACGACTGCATCTAATTGGATAATTGTTGCTTTATTGGtagagtgatcgcaagtgcgactcggccggacaaggggtctcaggttcgtaAATTCTCGGGTCGGCCAAGTATTACTTTTTCATAGTATTTCTTAGCTcgcagtctggaattgtgccccatatattattgcaatagactcacccctatAACAttggacttatagcacaaatggtgagaaGTTAGTgctgtacattatatagcggcattacgtgccgtaatgtgcacctcagcgTACCCCTTTGAGAATAAAAGTCTACATTTATCCAATCCAACTCTATGTCACACTAAACAGACTAACATAAACAACGCCACCATAATGATATCACTCCACCATGttattaacaaaacacaacTCTATACTACCACAGAGTATACAACGTCATACGTTCAGTATCCCAATAATTTCCAGGAGATTAGATTTACGCGGTGTTGCCAGACACATAAAACATATTCGACGTGTTTTGGCTGGCAACCCTGCGGCCAGTGCGGTATAGATTTGGGTACctattagtaaataatatactgATTGTAATGTGTTATATTGAAGCAGAATTTggtttagattttatttgagAGTGAAGTTTTTAGACTAGCGGCTATCTAACTAAGTTATTAGATTAACCTAGCCCGTAGTATATTGGTTTTCGAAACAGAATCCTTAGGCATAGTATATTAACTATGAGTGCGGCAGCTAAAGCTTTATAAATGAATGGAacttaattaatgattttttgtTGTCTAGTAGAAAGTACCTACCACATgctacataacctcatgcctgtctcccatgggggtaggcagaggcaatgaaacgccaattgctacaaaccGTACATATTtcttcatcagtcttttcatgcatgctcgtcggttaagggtacttttaatttggcccttctttaatataccACCAATCGCCTATATTACCAATTCAAGTACCTACAACTTTATTAAAACTGATTTtcttaatttagaattttagattatatttgaatttttttttttcttacacgCTGGCCTGATGAaccataaaactaaattaaaaacccAATAACCAACATCAAACAAAATCATCACAATCACAAAAAAACAACTTCAAAAACCCGCTCTATGTCCCTAAAACCTCATCACCATATAAATATGAGTTTATAATTAGTATTAGGTGTAATAAACAGGAACATGTATCGCGTTCCCGCGTATATTACCTCCCGCGGGCTTTATAACGTATGGCGAGGGAAATTATACCGCCAGGTTGGTAGTATGGCGGTGTCGCTTGAGGACAATGACCTTGGATGCTGATTGGTAGTTgattttgtgaatatttattagtattttagcgaacagagagtaaagttctctaagaaaagCAGGATTCTCCGACCAGGCTAGGTGCTTACCCCTAGCGGGCTCtttgcccaactgttgttcgttgggatttttctatccatgtttgtTCGCATGTAAATTTCACATGTGCAATGAAgtattttatgacgtcatccgttgatttgcttgttgatagtctatgtgcgTCTGTTATCTGTCATTTGACATGTGTCGCctttatacttttaattttcaatagAAATGGGCAGAGGTAGACAATGAGCGCACGCATCAGTTATAAGCCACTTATTAGCAATAGTTACATATTATGCTATTAGCTTGTAAATAATGCTACAATTTTAAGAGaacttaatataattaactCAATACCTACCTGAAGGTATCTATTTATTGCCAATTCACTGAAAATCCCATTACACTTGTTGCTATTTTCACTGCTTTTAACGACATTAGCCAATTTAAAACAGATATAAATCTGTATATAGTATCTATAAAAGGTTGCAAAGAAGCAAATAGTCTAATACAGGTTTCAACCTTTCAGTAACATTAAGATGTGTACATAAAGACGACTATATATTACATAGTACTACGTGCCCCTCTAGTTACCCTCTTTAACTATTAAAGGGATAACTTACTATAAGTTAATAATCAAATATATTTACGTCATCATGTTAGATAGCATATAAAAGCAGTCATACTATTTTTAAACTggatatacttatatattatagtatgtaTTTCTTCTAGCCCTTATCTTAATTTAAtggtaaaataatttcaattggAAATTGAAATCTATGTGAATAATCTGAATTGAAAgccgtttttattataaaccttaagGCCCTAGAAAGAAATCTTTAACAAAGTACAAGTAAAATACAGCAATGAAAATCAAACCAAAatactaagaatattttttcttaggagaaaaaagaaaaaatgttttttccaTAATAAGGCCGTATCGCTTTATGGTCGAAGCCTTATTTTGTCATTACGATCTTTTTAGGGACCTTTCCCCCGGATAACCGGTAAATTGGGTGTGTTACGGGATCTAATATATGTGTTACGTATTTATATGATGGTAAGCATATGTGATTTTATATGGTAGATCATTTATTGGTTGCGCCAACAAGGAAAATATGTTCGCTTCTTCCGAATGACAGAGTTTTATTCATAGTTTAGTGATGTGCCTAATGTAACTGTTATTTTGGTGATATTTTCTCGTCTCAGTCGGTATTATAGTTATTTTCGTATCGACTTTTTCTATTCGGTTAGTTTGTTATGATAGTAAAATTATTCACACTAAATTGGTGTCTACTGAGTAACGTAGTTGGCAACCATAGTGTGTTTTATAATTCTGGCTCATTGAATAATCGGTGTAAAGTTATATTACACAGCACTTTTTTGttgacacttatttttttttatgggacatgccggtaatcgagcagacgtattacctgatgtaacaatcgccgccgcccatggagtttgaaacaccagaggctttacaagtgttaccggctttttgggagttaggaatttaatggttgttgttcgggaattggggaagattgggcctccggtaacctcactcacacaacgaaacacaacgcagcgttgtttcacgtcggttttctgtgggccgtggtttcactccgtgtcgagccggcccattcgtctgaagcatggctttcccacacttatttgtattgtaacttGCTTCTTTTTGACACAGAGTTTGTTTCTAGGTTTGTgtaaatccggagctgcgaactgctatagcggatttaccggggttGCAGCTCTAAAAGCAGGGATAGGAACgtgctggtttttagtcagtaagagtctgacactctctatcGCCtctgcctcgcccaaggcctaAAAGGcgttagatgattttcctccttaaaaaagttttattatgtaaaaaaccgGTACAAAAATTACGAACGCAAAACAAAACTTGTTAGCTTATTAGCTTAGCTTGAACTTAATTTAGCTTGTTGGAACAACATAGAAGCAAATAATCGTCCATTATGATGGCTAAGTGTGCATCCGGATAGCATTAACTTAAGGAAAACAAATGTCAGTGGCGTGGCGTAAGTTTTAATTGCCTTGGAGGACGCAGACGGgccttaattaaaatattacttggGAGACAAAGAGGAATGCCGAAAAGATTAGCGGTTTGTTCGGTGGTACTGTGGTTATGGACGGGGAGTTTGGTACCTTTTGTGCATGGTCGTGTTTGTTGATTTGCGGTTGTACTTGTAGGTATGAAGTTTCTTAGTGTTGGTCGAAGGAAATATTTGTTACAAGTGAAGAATACGGTACTTACTTAACcaaatattgatttgtttttttattgtttttattacaatttaaacttcaattaaaatcattatCAAATCTAAGGTCAGTACTTAGCAAAGAAAAGTATGGAAATGCATGAAAAACGCAGACAAACGTTATTGATCACCGGCCTTGATGAACCAAATGACATCCTATTAAATTATCAGTTTAAAATCCAACTcaacattataataacatcacactaatattataaatgtgaaagtttgtttgaatgtttatccgtcaatcacgaaACGAACGAtacgaaatttggtatacagacagttTATGAGCCGACTTGGgattttttatcctacgggtgaagccgctggcagaagttagtataaaataaaataaaataaaatagaaagtaattaaaaagaGCGAACACAACAACAGGACAGCGAGTACACTCCCCGCTGTCAGCCGAGGAAAAATGTTTGCACTGAAACAAGTTTACGCAATTCGCGCGTTCACTTGTAACGTGTTCgcgttttatctttttttaccGCATAGccaatgatttattttgttaaatatctgGTTTAGCTTGTTATTCTTTGCTTAGCATggctagaaaataaattaaaatttaaatgcaTGATGTCAATGAAAATTGTCAGTCAAAGGCCTTGTTGAACAGGTTATAAGGAAGACTATTGGAATGAGTTAAGATATTGAGttcgttttttaatttttttttaaatcctccGTAGCTTTTATTGCAGCAGTTAGACTGCGTAACTACGATAAGTAGCTTAGTTTGACTgagtatttctttattattttattagaagaaattatttagaagcaaacaaaatgtaatttgaCTGAAATTAACGGCAAAACTTACTTCGTAAcctaataaaagaaataatgaaaaatataatttactgtaaTCTAATGTATTTGCATTTATGAAATACTAGGTGCAACTTTACGAATCTTCTTCACATCTACCTACATTAAACAGTTCTCCATTTTACTACAACTTAATTCCCCAACAAGAGAATTTAAGTATCTTCCAAGGAAATGTTCTAAACTACTCACGAGATACTCCACTTCCGAATGACGTCGTAATTTTAAACGCAGTCTAAAATCCCACTTTATACTTTACTTAAACCGAAAACTAGTGAAACTTTCCGAAATTGTGAGAACTTTAAATCATGAGGATTGTGAACATGGTGTGATGAGGCGAGTCTTTGAAAGTGAGGATAAAAATTCAGtgacattatattttgtaagaattttacaaaaagcaaaaagctttaaacagagaggagtggaaggaaggtagggaggcctttgccctgcagtgggacgatcatggctgaaatcaatcaaatcaaatcaagaaTTTTACACTGTTATTGTATGATGTGAACTAGATAACATTACATTTGTGTAACCTAAAGGGGTAAACAAAGACGTATCTATTAACGGCTCATTTAAATAGGAAGTGAGATTATTATTGAATCGAGCCATTTgattaaatatcgatatttgCGAACCGAAGAACCTAGTAATGCTTCACccagatttttttgttaaattcattcttttaattatttgctTTAACAGACCTAATTATTGCCAAAATAACACATGGCAAACAAACAGTGGCAAAATAACGTCATAGAGCTAATTATAGGTTTTCACatatagaaatgaaaataatcagAACTAGTGAAACAACTCACAATTCAAACAAATGCACCTTCATTACAATAGGTACACTACTAGGAAAATTTTCTTTTCCAAGCACTTAACTACATCTACATGCATACCTAAAACTACTCCATCACGTAATTTCAATACAGCCAACATAAAGCAGGTTGTACTGAGTCACAATGTTCATTGTTTCAAGCTGCCCCCTTGTATTGAATTACTGCGCGAAAAGGCACTCGGCCCCTATAAATTCACACTTGGCGATAGTAATTCACGTCAGCCTTACTGATTTACAAAGCGCCGTTTTAGCTTTTTGTTGCGCTGTAGGGCGCTTTCTTTTGTTGTCGCTGTTTTTAAAGTGTTGCCGAGTTGATATACTGATGTTAGTTTGTGCTGTGTCATTTTGTGTACAGATTGttgttgcaatttttttttactacttgGATGAGTTAGAGATTGACATCTCTGTGTGAGGTTCTAAACTATTTTTCCTAAACTTTACACATGAAAGAGAAGTAAAAGACTGCTATTATTAAAGGGATGGGCCGGTAAAGAGGAGTTATcgggatctcctgatggtaagcgattggcgccgcccacggacactaTAGGACTCGCAAATGTTTGGCCAAGCGCTGAACAAAGCGTGTTGGATTCCGATAATAGATACAGAGTTTTCGCTTTTCGAAAAAATCGATAATGACATGGAATTTAGAACTGAGCTGACACATTTTCTGTTGATAAAAGGTCTTCTTCTTATGAAATTCATGTTTATAATGCTTAtgacatttacaaataaaattctaagatttaaagaaaaactttatgGTTATACGGGAACTCTCCACGGACACAAACGGTCGGTTTTCTATGGCTGTATATACTCCCCCATAGACATGAAACGCGcacatataaaattttattccacCAATACAATTTTATGAATACTGTTGTTCCTTGGGGACATTGGGTATGCagttgtaaacaataaaaattgataTATTTCTAATGCATGAAATGTTTTTACTTTAGAACGCATTTTAGGCTACATTTTGGTAGTAAAACGTgggaataaaattatatgggaAATGAAACAAATTATCATAAGCGTATTCTGggacaaataaatataacatcgtGCTTAGAAAACCAATTTAGAAGACTATAATAAGAATTTGGAATATCTTACTTAGGTACAACTTTGTGGCTGATGGTCACAagataaaaaccaataaaacattCACTATGATCATTGGTTTACCTAGTCTGGGGGCTTTATTTAACGAATATACGGTTGCTCTAAACCAGTGTTGCCTAACTGGAGCGGGTGGTCCGCAGAAGACAAAATATTGCccgtgataaaaaaaaaatacacaatataaCACTTTTGTCTAACAAACATCGCGGTTAAAGCTAGAATTAAAAGTATTTCATGGGAAACATCTGAACCGCTGCTCTGATGACCTTCGTATAACCTCCTTGTTACTTTTCATAGAGCCATTAGAAGAATAAAATTGACAGCAGATTTAGTCTGTGACTTATTATCAACATTTCAAACATCAgatgtcattatttatttaatttaatgggataggtttttataataattataatttatgttttattcatcTATTATTATTCAGAAAATTATGACAGTATCAGACCAaaaaatttcaattatttcgTTGTAAAATTGCTATGAATTTTTTGACGAAGTTAAGTTACTGGGGAGTGCAAGCGATGAAGACTGTGAAGTATGTCAGAATGGGCAGCAAGACGATGTCCAATTGGTTTCCCGGGTACAAGCCTTTTGAAGACAAGCTGATACAATCCGGGTATAAAAAGGCCCAAGCTAAAGTTGACGAAGCCAGAGACGCCCTTGATTGCGTTGTTCCTGATGGTAGgtgacatgtattttttatgtttatctcgtaagccggtaaacgagtcgacggatcacctgatggtaagcagttgccgccgctcatagacactcgaaacacaagtggcgttacaagtacgttgccactGTTTTGtgatgttaggaatttaaaggttctTGGAGACTCTAGGATGTGGAAGATTAGGATTTgttcagtcacacaacgaaacacaacgcaagcgttctttcatgtcggttttctgtgaggccgtggtatcactccggtcgagccagcccattcgtgccgaagcatggctctcgcacacttaaaaatatcatcatcaacCTGTAGCCTGTCAATGTGCTACTGCAGCAGTAGGATGAGAATTAATCACAACCGTTACTCTAGGCAGATTGGTGATTTGAAACATTATAGTTAGTTTAGTAGTCAAACTTCAGTTTTggttataatttatgttattatcTTTTAGTTGAAGTCATCAAAGCGCTGCCTGATCCCCCAGCATTGATTTACCAGAAGCCATGGAAGAAAACTAAGGCAAAGTCTGAAAAAGATATATTGCAGCATTTAAAGACGTTCTTCACTGACGAATTGACTTATCACAAGTCTTTACAGAAGATCAACAAAAAAGCATCGAAGAGAATTAAAAAATTACTTCGGaaaatgtgattaaaatgatttttactcTCAATTGATTTTACTTTAATCTACCTAAACACTTCTTAATAGTAGACAAATTGGGTTTagataataaacaattaatacaaataatttcaaaatttttaatattagggCCTGATCTGAGCCTGGCCTGATCTGAGAATTTCAATATGATACTTTACCCAAACAATGATTTGAGCCAGAGATCAATCCATCAACGAGACACCATTGAAGCTAAAAATCACACGTTTGTGTATCTTTATGTCATCACGTTACCTAGCAAGGCATGCCCaactagatttttattatacacataaaaacatgaaactgtcacatattttatagaaaatcaaataaaataataaaaacataataatctatCTTCTGAACTATATTGTAATTCTTACATTAAATCATGAGGCATCTATCGACAAAAATCAAACTTTTGAGAGCTAGCTACAAGAAAATGTATACGAATATGATACGTCTCCAATCAGGTAAGTGAACTGAGAATTATCAAATTGTGTGATAAGGCCTGTGAAATAATGCTTGCGATGATTTTCACCGAGTCTAGAGACGTTATTGGAGGTCGGAGACTGAACTCCTGAAGGCCTAACTCCTGCAGTGTTACAAGTAGGCAGTGAATAAGATCATGTAAtcaccattaggtgatccgagAGCATATGTAATAGTTTGCTGAATCGGGATACATCATACgtcatataaaacaaaatttttttaGGATGCAGAGATCCTGGTGGAGCTGGTTCGATCCGAGAAGCTGGTGGTGCTTTCAAAGAAATGGGAATAGCAAAAGAGTcccagtatttttataaaaaagagcAAGAGCTTCTGAAACGAATTAAAGAAAGTATGAAAGATCAGAAGGAGTTTCATGAAGAACAGATTGCTTTGCATAAGGCTGCCATAGAAAAGATCGAGAGTAAGCAAAGGTCTATGGATTGAACACTAACTCCTAACCTTTAGATTACAATAGTTGGTATAGGTACtactgataaaataaatgtttaatagaCCTATGTAATGATTTTCAATAACGTCTTTGATGAAGTATAttgagtttttaaactgatatggttaCTAACAtatcgttgtgtgtgtgtgtgtgtgtgtgtgtgtgataatGCTTGCAACCtccgtgatcatggcgtttgcaacagtgccgaaatatcgggaACTCAAAGAAATTGATATCCATGGTAAACATCCCGGTGCAAGTTCTAACGgtgaaatatattaaatttttattttctttggcaCAGATCTATTAAGATTACAAATTACTATATTCTTATAATTTCAAGTTTGATTTGAACTGAATACTAGTTACAAGTTCTTCTTGACAAATAATacccaaaatattttatataaataaataatgaataatacaaacacaatgtaGATGCAAAGTTTTGAGAATTCAgcacaaaataatatgaaaactcAGGTTTTCTTCAACAGATAGTagtacattttcattttgtacGAAGCATTAATGCGACAGTGTATAGCCTTTATaatttacgttttgtttttaatgatagACTCATGTAGTATTAGATAGAGCAACTTGGAAGAAAAGTTAATGCTGATTGAAATAATCATCATCCTCGACATCACTGCTAAAATTCATTTATGTGCCAGGCTTAGCAAATGACTAGGCAGGATTTTTCTGCATGTCTTTCGGtagctggtcgcagttttacaATATAAAGGTGAGAGGTTTCATAgaataataagattaataactATTCTTTAATTGCACTTTTCATCTCCTGTCTCCTtatttcttctgatttgtttcgttgcgggatcgaaggcagttattcatgtccctgggacacgTCGGATttcagtgttctggtgttttcatggttgtatcttctgtagatcctggcttacagaagttgcagcggtatgggaggttgtgacgAGCTTGtcgcatttaaaaaaatcttcaattgCATCATTTTATGAGCTTCAAATGCATTAATCTAAACTCAATACGAATTTCTGGAACAgtttaagatattaaaatatatatagatattaattttgtgtGAATTCACAACAATATGGTTACCCACGTACATATGAatacggtgaaagaaaacattgtgGAAAATCCTGGGTTTATAAGTAtgtaattataagtctgaaatcgccaacccgcattgagcaggcgtggtgattaatgctcaaaccttctccgtgcgagaagaagctttggtcagcagtggccacttataggctgatgatgatgtctCGGTTATATGTAAAAGTGCGGAAGTTTTTCATTGATCATAAAGTCCTCGCAAAAATATAATCCTATTTTTCTCTGTACACCACACAAAACACGACCTTTAAT contains:
- the LOC118276392 gene encoding uncharacterized protein LOC118276392; the protein is MNFLTKLSYWGVQAMKTVKYVRMGSKTMSNWFPGYKPFEDKLIQSGYKKAQAKVDEARDALDCVVPDVEVIKALPDPPALIYQKPWKKTKAKSEKDILQHLKTFFTDELTYHKSLQKINKKASKRIKKLLRKM
- the LOC118275984 gene encoding ATPase inhibitor mai-2, mitochondrial-like; translation: MYTNMIRLQSGCRDPGGAGSIREAGGAFKEMGIAKESQYFYKKEQELLKRIKESMKDQKEFHEEQIALHKAAIEKIESKQRSMD